Proteins from a genomic interval of Coccinella septempunctata chromosome 2, icCocSept1.1, whole genome shotgun sequence:
- the LOC123306374 gene encoding katanin p60 ATPase-containing subunit A-like 2: MAEYTKRRSGSLSSYTAQEQRKRESQERKRSILYLILGYLKECNLKTSYDALKTEAQLNDQFTVCDNVDLDIILQEYQSYYNMKFQKEPQIIRRTSLDEKATLGSSSQKNLSASRLRTPEQKEKEIERTKSSKRKEDDFQFEIISIESQERIPTAGGRRRSSQISEQEKKHLSDFSGYTPEWREMADLIMRDIVPNTLGFSWHDCIGLEKPIELLKEATIYPLVYPDLFKNLMQSWTGVLLYGPPGTGKTLLAKALACEIDATFINVTSSSFVSKWRGDSEKMIKVMFDLAKYYAPTTIFIDEIDALLSETKDTNHEASCRFKSELLVQMDGLLSSNESVFLLATTNHPWKLDKALLRRFEKRILIPLPNEDAKIRMLKHYANLKSENKNDWNNLMQLTENFSGSDLKSACKEMGMSLVREQLRSLSKTKKIGAPRNATIEDLTTALKSVKPTVNMDYYNKLSEWNQEYGSR; encoded by the exons ATCCTACGATGCGCTCAAGACAGAGGCGCAGCTCAACGATCAATTTACCGTCTGCGATAATGTGGACTTGGACataattcttcaagaatatcaaaGCTACTACAATATGAAATTCCAAAAGGAGCCCCAAATTATCAGGAGGACGTCACTGGATGAGAAAGCCACGTTGGGTTCTTCGTCGCAGAAGAACCTATCTGCTAGCAGATTGAGAACCCCAGAACAGAAGGAGAAAGAAATAGAAAGAACAAAAAGCTCAAAAAGAAAAGAGGACgattttcaattcgaaataaTCTCTATCGAGTCTCAAGAAAGGATTCCTACTGCTGGAGGACGCAGGAGGAGTTCGCAGATTTCTGAACAAGAGAAAAAGCATTTGTCCGATTTTTCAG GATACACACCAGAATGGAGAGAAATGGCCGATTTAATCATGAGAGATATTGTGCCAAACACATTGGGGTTTTCATGGCACGACTGCATTGGTTTGGAAAAACCTATTGAACTACTCAAAGAGGCCACTATATACCCACTGGTCTATCCTGACCTCTTCAAGAACCTTATGCAAAGTTGGACCGGCGTTTTACTTTATGGCCCGCCAGGAACAGGTAAAACGCTTCTTGCCAAAGCACTGGCATGCGAAATCGATGCAACATTTATAAATGTTACCAGCAGCTCCTTTGTCAGCAAATGGAGGGGAGACTCGGAGAAAATGATCAAGGTTATGTTCGACTTGGCCAAATATTACGCGCCAACAACAATTTTCATCGATGAAATAGACGCTCTGCTATCAGAAACGAAAGATACAAACCATGAAGCCTCTTGTAGATTCAAAAGCGAGCTCTTAGTTCAAATGGACGGTCTCTTATCCTCCAACGAATCAGTCTTCCTGTTAGCTACAACCAATCATCCTTGGAAACTGGATAAAGCGCTGCTGAGAAGATTCGAGAAGAGAATACTAATCCCCTTGCCTAACGAAGATGCCAAAATAAGGATGCTGAAACATTACGCCAACTTGAAGAGCGAAAACAAAAACGATTGGAACAACCTGATGCAGCTAACTGAGAACTTCTCCGGATCGGATCTGAAAAGCGCATGCAAAGAAATGGGTATGAGTTTGGTTAGAGAACAGCTCAGGAGTTTGAGTAAGACCAAAAAAATTGGGGCACCCAGAAACGCTACCATTGAAGATTTAACCACTGCTTTGAAGTCGGTTAAACCTACGGTAAATATGGATTACTACAACAAATTGTCAGAGTGGAACCAGGAATATGGCTCAAGATGA